DNA sequence from the Nodosilinea sp. FACHB-141 genome:
GTGCCAAACCGAAGGGTTGTTGGCCAGCCCCAGCATGCGAGGCCGCACGAACCGCTCGGTGATACGAGTCACCCGCTTGAGATTGCTGAGCACCGTTTTAGCCAGCACCGACGGGAACTGAAACTGGGCCACTCGTCGGGGCAGCCAGGGCGATCGCCGCCCCACCGCCATCTGCAGCGACAGCAGCAGACAGGCCGACCCCAAAATGGTGGTAAACCCCGGCGGCATGGGGAACAGGAACGGCAGCACCAGCAGCCCAATCACCAGGGAAAAGCCCCGCTCGGCGGTTTCGTTGAGCACATGGGAAAGGGTGAGCGGCTGCTCGGCTATGCGCTCTAGCAAGGCCTTGATTTCCTGAGAAAAGTGGAGTTGAGGAGGATCAGAATCCATAGGGGTGAGGAAATTGAGTGGGATTAAAGCACGCGTTTAGACCCATTGGGCAGACTCGGTTGCTTGCGCCGTAGCGACAGTTGAATGACCAGTTTTTCGATCTCTAGCCAGGCAAACATTAGGGCGCTAAAGCCAAAACAAATCGCCAGTTCTGAGGCTGCTAGGGGATGAAGGCCGAAAAATTGCGCCAGGACTGGAACGTACAGTAACAACACTTGCAGGCCGGTGGTGAGTAAAACCGCACCCCATATGTAAGGATTCGACAAAGGATTGAGCTGAGCTGTTAAGCGTGTGTCTGAGCGAGCTGCCAGGGCGTGGCCCATTTGGGCTAGGCAGAGGGTCGTGAATACCATCGTCTTCCAGGTGTCAGGATGACCGGGATAGCCGGGGGCAGTGGTATAGCGGTAGGCCCAGCCCATCAGGCCAATCGTCAACACCGCTAGCACAATGCCCACCCGCACCATGTAGGACCCAAGGCCGCGCGCAAAGATGCTTTCTCGCGGATTGTGGGGTGGACGCTCCATAACGTCGGGTTCGGCGGGTTCCATGGCCAGAGCTAGGGCGGGCACGCCGTCTGTCACTAGGTTCATCCACAGAATTTGCAGGGGCGAAAGGGGCACGCCACCCAGACCC
Encoded proteins:
- a CDS encoding exopolysaccharide biosynthesis protein, with amino-acid sequence MDSDPPQLHFSQEIKALLERIAEQPLTLSHVLNETAERGFSLVIGLLVLPFLFPMPPGFTTILGSACLLLSLQMAVGRRSPWLPRRVAQFQFPSVLAKTVLSNLKRVTRITERFVRPRMLGLANNPSVWHINGLCISWLTLLLMSPIPFTNPIPTVGILIFVVATLEADGVVMILGYVATGLITATFGLAGYLLWRSPELLQNWFQR